From the genome of Hymenobacter gelipurpurascens:
TAGGACTTATTGCTAAAAGGGCACTGAGTACAAAAGCCCTACCAGAACGCTGTAATACGTTTTGGTAGGGCTTTTCTGGTAAAAAGCATTCGGTGCTAATCCTGCGTGAGGGCGTAGGCCACCAGGTTAGCACCCATCTTGAGGGCAGCTTCGTGCGTGGCGGGTGTGTCTTCGGGATAGGTGCCGAGGTCTTCCCAACCATTGCCTAAGTCGCACTCAAAGGTGTAATAGCACACCAACCGGCCTTTATAGAGCAACCCGAAGCCCTGGGGGCGTTTGCCATCGTGCTCGTGCACTTTCGGCAGGCCCCGCGGGAAAGCAAACTTTTGGTGATAGATGGGATGCGTGAAGGGCAACTCCACAAATTCCAGCTCCGGAAATACCTTCTTCATCTCGGGGCGGATAAACTTATCGAGCCCGTAGTTATCATCAATGTGCAGGAAACCGCCGCCCATCAGGTAGCGGCGCAGGTTGCGGGCTTCAGCATCCGTAAACG
Proteins encoded in this window:
- a CDS encoding DUF4159 domain-containing protein translates to MRKNLLLLLLLPLLLMAAFPVASSFRIAKLHYGGGGDWYANKTSLPNLIRYCNQSLKTNIDPEEATVELDSPELLTYPFIHMTGHGNVTFTDAEARNLRRYLMGGGFLHIDDNYGLDKFIRPEMKKVFPELEFVELPFTHPIYHQKFAFPRGLPKVHEHDGKRPQGFGLLYKGRLVCYYTFECDLGNGWEDLGTYPEDTPATHEAALKMGANLVAYALTQD